A window of Erpetoichthys calabaricus chromosome 12, fErpCal1.3, whole genome shotgun sequence contains these coding sequences:
- the LOC114661881 gene encoding junctional adhesion molecule-like isoform X1, protein MMHSLTLQVILATFSPLLAFEMTCQPVFLQTEVGSSVSITCSWESQRKSAERKIIWTKDDIFLESQPPLEHQSNQTVTDRFQFNYQNMDNRNVSLNIKNLQKSDAGTYECTVIIGEAYREMKINLQVRDQDEKFGKNVEESDPINKSDIILKDMPRQQGLALIIVGVVIGLLSVVILIAAVIVWKNMLGKSTCKKFHYLLLSAAPVKGCHSGSSSFIFSVFCIFFLYTHHLHALSHHIHKPSLRPPSFPFPWQLYP, encoded by the exons GATGCACTCTTTGACACTACAAGTCATTTTGGCAACTTTCTCTCCTCTAT TGGCATTTGAGATGACATGTCAGCCAGTATTCCTTCAAACGGAAGTCGGCAGCAGTGTTTCAATTACATGTTCTTGGGAAAGTCAAAGAAAAAGTGCAGAGCGAAAAATCATATGGACCAAAGATGACATCTTCCTTGAGTCTCAACCTCCGCTTGAACATCAGAGTAATCAAACAGTGACCGACAGATTTCAATTCAATTACCAGAATATGGACAACAGAAATGTTTCTCTAAACATCAAAAACCTTCAAAAGTCAGATGCAGGAACCTATGAGTGCACAGTTATCATCGGTGAAGCCTATCGAGAGATGAAAATAAATCTTCAAGTGAGAG aCCAAGATGAAAAATTTGGCAAGAATGTTGAAGAATCTG atcCAATCAACAAGTCTGACATCATACTAAAGGATATGCCTAGACAGCAGG GTCTTGCCTTAATAATTGTTGGTGTAGTAATAGGCTTGCTTTCTGTTGTAATTTTAATTGCAGCAGTCATTGTTTGGAAAAACATGTTAGGTAAGTCCACATGTAAAAAATTTCActaccttcttctttcagctgctcctgttaagggttgccacagcggatcatcttctttcatattttctgtcttctgcatcttcttcctttacacccatcacctgcatgccctctctcaccacatccataaaccttctcttaggcctccatcttttccttttccctggcagctctatccttag
- the LOC114661881 gene encoding junctional adhesion molecule-like isoform X2, with protein MMHSLTLQVILATFSPLLAFEMTCQPVFLQTEVGSSVSITCSWESQRKSAERKIIWTKDDIFLESQPPLEHQSNQTVTDRFQFNYQNMDNRNVSLNIKNLQKSDAGTYECTVIIGEAYREMKINLQVRDQDEKFGKNVEESDPINKSDIILKDMPRQQGLALIIVGVVIGLLSVVILIAAVIVWKNMLGCSHIETNKEVPYMSDRLDSNSSTGSRSSDSVLIKRSSDCDVTEIV; from the exons GATGCACTCTTTGACACTACAAGTCATTTTGGCAACTTTCTCTCCTCTAT TGGCATTTGAGATGACATGTCAGCCAGTATTCCTTCAAACGGAAGTCGGCAGCAGTGTTTCAATTACATGTTCTTGGGAAAGTCAAAGAAAAAGTGCAGAGCGAAAAATCATATGGACCAAAGATGACATCTTCCTTGAGTCTCAACCTCCGCTTGAACATCAGAGTAATCAAACAGTGACCGACAGATTTCAATTCAATTACCAGAATATGGACAACAGAAATGTTTCTCTAAACATCAAAAACCTTCAAAAGTCAGATGCAGGAACCTATGAGTGCACAGTTATCATCGGTGAAGCCTATCGAGAGATGAAAATAAATCTTCAAGTGAGAG aCCAAGATGAAAAATTTGGCAAGAATGTTGAAGAATCTG atcCAATCAACAAGTCTGACATCATACTAAAGGATATGCCTAGACAGCAGG GTCTTGCCTTAATAATTGTTGGTGTAGTAATAGGCTTGCTTTCTGTTGTAATTTTAATTGCAGCAGTCATTGTTTGGAAAAACATGTTAG GTTGCAGTCACATTGAAACAAACAAGGAAGTTCCATATATGAGTGATAGATTGGACTCTAACAGCTCTACAGGCTCACGTTCCTCAGACTCAGTGCTGATTAAAAGATCTTCAGATTGTGATGTGACAGAAATAGTGTGA
- the LOC114644810 gene encoding natural cytotoxicity triggering receptor 3 ligand 1-like — translation MSWLKAGLYAISLTGFFLSLANDVFLTPKSAIRLIGQKVEFQCRLKKEKDCKTTLFFWRHIPIFENDSETVEKDIENEGRFSINEERPVSSLVITDVKITDSGYFNCSVMCVNIKKESLFERSQLEVQAVPKLTLHYQTSSDDPSNLHLTCSAVGFYPPSITLSWDHTFHEVSHSILQGDPTLLQDGTYNITSTLLVNASLWSPGEEIGCVVNHSSLTRPLRKNIMRGQ, via the exons ATGTCGTGGCTAAAAGCAGGACTGTACGCCATTTCTCTGACTG GTTTTTTCCTGAGTCTGGCAAATGATGTCTTCCTCACCCCCAAATCAGCCATTCGACTGATTGGACAGAAAGTCGAATTCCAGTGTCgcttgaagaaagagaaagactgCAAAACTACCTTGTTTTTTTGGCGCCACATACCCATTTTTGAAAATGACAGTGAAACCGTGGAAAAGGACATCGAGAATGAAGGACGGTTTTCTATCAATGAAGAGAGGCCGGTCAGCTCTCTGGTCATCACCGATGTGAAGATTACAGATTCTGGTTACTTCAATTGTTCTGTGATGTgtgtaaacattaaaaaagaatctCTATTTGAGCGTTCACAACTGGAAGTGCAAG CCGTCCCCAAGCTGACCCTCCATTACCAGACTTCAAGTGATGACCCCAGCAAcctccacctaacctgcagtgCTGTGGGTTTCTATCCTCCCAGTATCACCCTGTCCTGGGACCACACCTTCCATGAAGTGAGCCACTCCATCCTGCAAGGTGATCCCACACTCCTTCAGGACGGCACCTACAACATCACCTCCACTTTGCTAGTCAATGCCTCTCTTTGGAGTCCTGGGGAAGAAATTGGATGTGTGGTGAATCACAGCTCTCTAACACGGCCACTGAGGAAGAACATCATGCGAGGTCAGTGA